Proteins encoded together in one Scytonema millei VB511283 window:
- a CDS encoding dihydrofolate reductase family protein — MSTSVVKNTAASLEEAAFFVKSKVKKQNYIRVRPHSSASICVQIHKKSTFVSSLLSELELIINIKIKIELVIATKAKMTKYILYVATSIDGYIARSDGSIDWLLPPEQVNKNKDYLKFYNSIDAIVMGSTTYEQILGFGDWAYPGKLSYVLTSRNLSTLRLDIVFMKSMEEIVEDVNKRGYQRVWLMGGGRAASPFIQNGLVDEYFIFIIPIILGTGITLYQSLSELKLDLISQKSCPYGVVELHYKRK; from the coding sequence TTGTCTACTTCCGTTGTGAAGAATACAGCTGCTTCCCTTGAGGAGGCAGCTTTTTTTGTCAAGTCAAAAGTCAAAAAACAAAACTATATCCGCGTTCGTCCGCATTCATCCGCGTCCATCTGCGTTCAAATTCACAAAAAATCTACTTTTGTAAGCAGTCTCTTGTCCGAGTTAGAGCTAATTATAAATATTAAAATTAAAATTGAGTTGGTAATAGCTACAAAAGCCAAAATGACAAAATATATTCTTTATGTAGCCACAAGTATTGATGGATACATAGCGCGATCGGACGGAAGTATTGATTGGTTATTACCACCTGAACAAGTAAATAAAAATAAAGATTACCTCAAATTCTATAACTCAATTGATGCTATAGTAATGGGTTCTACTACCTACGAGCAGATTTTAGGATTTGGAGATTGGGCATATCCTGGCAAACTTTCCTATGTCTTAACTAGTCGAAATTTATCCACGCTACGTCTTGATATAGTTTTTATGAAAAGTATGGAAGAAATTGTAGAAGACGTAAATAAAAGAGGATATCAGCGAGTTTGGTTAATGGGAGGTGGAAGAGCTGCATCTCCATTCATTCAAAATGGATTAGTTGATGAATACTTCATTTTTATCATCCCAATTATTTTAGGAACAGGAATAACTCTTTACCAGTCGCTCTCAGAACTCAAGCTCGATCTGATTAGTCAAAAATCCTGTCCTTATGGTGTTGTAGAACTTCACTATAAAAGAAAATAA
- the groL gene encoding chaperonin GroEL (60 kDa chaperone family; promotes refolding of misfolded polypeptides especially under stressful conditions; forms two stacked rings of heptamers to form a barrel-shaped 14mer; ends can be capped by GroES; misfolded proteins enter the barrel where they are refolded when GroES binds): MAKRIIYNENARRALERGMDILAEAVAVTLGPKGRNVVLEKKFGAPQIVNDGVTIAKEIELEDHVENTGVSLIRQAASKTNDAAGDGTTTATVLAHAIVKEGLRNVAAGANAISLKRGIDKAANFLVEKIAEHARPVEDSKAIAQVGSISAGNDEEVGSMIAEAMDKVGKEGVISLEEGKSMTTELEITEGMRFDKGYISPYFATDPERMEAILDEPFILITDKKITLVQDLVPVLEQVARSGRPLLILAEDIEKEALATLVVNRLRGVLNVAAVKAPGFGDRRKAMLEDIAILTGGQLITEDAGLKLDNTKLDMLGKARRITITKDNTTIVAEGNEQAVKARCEQIRRQMDETESSYDREKLQERLAKLAGGVAVVKVGAATETEMKDRKLRLEDAINATKAAVEEGIVPGGGTTLAHLAPQLEQWANSSLKGEELIGASIVARALTSPLKRIAENAGQNGAVIAERVKEKEFNIGFDAAKNEYVDMFSAGIVDPAKVTRSALQNAASIAGMVLTTECIVVDKPEPKDGAPAGAGAGMGGGDFDY; encoded by the coding sequence TGGCAAAGCGCATTATTTACAACGAAAACGCTCGTCGCGCCCTAGAACGGGGTATGGACATTCTAGCTGAAGCGGTAGCCGTTACGCTGGGTCCAAAGGGTCGTAACGTGGTGCTAGAGAAAAAGTTTGGCGCACCGCAGATCGTTAATGATGGCGTTACCATCGCTAAAGAAATTGAATTAGAAGATCACGTAGAAAACACTGGTGTATCTCTAATTCGTCAAGCTGCTTCCAAAACCAATGACGCTGCGGGTGATGGTACAACCACTGCAACCGTATTGGCTCATGCCATTGTAAAAGAAGGCTTGCGTAACGTTGCTGCGGGTGCAAATGCAATTTCCCTCAAGCGCGGGATTGATAAAGCGGCTAACTTCCTAGTCGAAAAGATTGCCGAACACGCTCGTCCTGTAGAAGATTCTAAGGCGATCGCGCAAGTCGGTTCCATTTCTGCTGGTAACGATGAAGAAGTTGGCAGCATGATTGCTGAGGCGATGGATAAGGTGGGTAAAGAAGGTGTCATTTCCCTAGAAGAAGGGAAGTCCATGACTACCGAGTTGGAAATTACTGAAGGGATGCGCTTTGACAAAGGCTACATCTCTCCCTACTTTGCCACCGATCCCGAACGGATGGAAGCTATTTTAGACGAACCTTTCATCCTAATCACCGACAAGAAAATTACTCTAGTACAAGATTTAGTCCCCGTACTAGAGCAAGTGGCTCGTTCTGGTCGTCCGCTGCTGATTTTGGCAGAAGATATCGAGAAAGAAGCTCTAGCTACCTTGGTAGTTAATCGCCTGCGTGGCGTACTCAACGTAGCTGCGGTCAAGGCTCCTGGGTTTGGCGATCGCCGCAAGGCTATGCTGGAAGATATCGCTATCCTCACTGGGGGTCAATTGATTACTGAAGATGCTGGTCTGAAGCTGGATAATACCAAGCTAGACATGCTCGGTAAAGCACGCCGCATCACCATTACTAAAGACAACACCACTATTGTTGCTGAAGGTAACGAACAAGCTGTTAAGGCTCGTTGCGAACAGATTCGTCGTCAAATGGACGAAACCGAATCTTCCTACGATAGAGAAAAGCTGCAAGAGCGTCTAGCTAAACTAGCTGGTGGCGTTGCTGTGGTCAAAGTCGGTGCTGCAACTGAAACCGAAATGAAAGACCGCAAACTACGTTTGGAAGACGCGATTAACGCTACTAAAGCAGCCGTAGAAGAAGGGATCGTTCCTGGTGGTGGTACAACCTTGGCTCACCTAGCTCCACAGTTGGAACAGTGGGCAAACAGCAGCCTCAAAGGTGAAGAATTAATCGGTGCATCAATTGTGGCTCGCGCTTTAACTTCCCCCCTGAAGCGGATTGCTGAAAACGCTGGTCAAAACGGTGCGGTCATCGCCGAGCGCGTCAAGGAAAAAGAATTCAATATCGGCTTCGATGCTGCTAAAAATGAGTACGTCGATATGTTTAGCGCTGGTATTGTCGATCCTGCTAAAGTGACTCGTTCCGCACTGCAAAATGCTGCTTCTATTGCTGGTATGGTGCTGACCACTGAGTGTATCGTGGTTGACAAGCCAGAACCAAAAGATGGCGCTCCTGCCGGTGCTGGCGCTGGTATGGGTGGCGGCGACTTCGATTACTAA